The Musa acuminata AAA Group cultivar baxijiao chromosome BXJ3-6, Cavendish_Baxijiao_AAA, whole genome shotgun sequence region AATTTTACTGGAGGCACTCAAATTTATTTTCTTATCTTGTGCTGCTTGATTCCCAGCTTGGGATAGATCACTCTGGTAAACGAGGTTATTTACAGTAAGTTATTATTGAGGCAATAAACATCTGGCTCCTGACATGAAATATATGTGATTCTGTTGTATTCATTGGTAAACTTGTCACTAGTTGTTAGTGTTATATGTATAGTTTTAGCCTTTTACTAATCTTCTTGCCCTAGGAAGAATTGTACAAATTTAAACCTCAAAGATGTTTAAGAAAAAACTTATATTTTGGTTGCTTGGATTTCTCACTTTTCCCTGCTCCCAAGCATTAGCCTTGTTCCTCAATTTGCCTATGGATTTAGAAAATTGATATGAATACCCTGATTTATATATTCTCTTATAAGGTTTTTGGATCTTCTAGTGTGCAGCATGAAACATGCAGTTCCTGTTTGCAAttattaatcaaaaattaaaagtgGTTTTCTATGCTACTACCAGAAGCAATTTTCATTGAAATGTGATTCGGTACAATTACAAAAAATAAATACCATTTTATGGTTCAAGTTATTTTGAAGTATGCTTAGTTTTTAGTTCTCGAGTCTCATTCAGAAAGGAAGCTAATAATAGTGTGAAATTATGTATACCACTTTCTTTTAAAAATACCACTTTGTATATTGCTCACAGTACTtctgagttttctttttttttttctttcagctgTACAAGGGCAGAATAGAAAATGGAACCTTTGTAGCTATAAGATGCTTGGCATTGTTCAAGCGATATTCTATTAGAAATCTGAAGCTTCGTCTAGATCTACTCTCAAAACTTCGCCATCCCCATTTGGTCTGCCTCTTGGGGCACTGCATTGATACTGCACAAGATGATTCTAATGTCAACAGAGTCTTCCTTATCTACGAATATGTAGCTAATGGAAATCTTCGTACTCATCTTTCTGGTAAAAATGCTCCTTACAGTGTTAATGTTTTTCATGCCTTGGACTTTTTAACGGTTTGGTTTACATGCACTTTTTTCTGCAGAATGCAGACTGGAGAGAGCTCTTAAGTGGCCAGATAGATTGGCAATTTTAATAGGCATTGCAAAAGCAGTCCACTTTTTACATACCGGTACTATTCCTGGTTTCTACAATAATCAATTGAAAACAAGCAATATTTTGCTTGACGAGCATTTGACCGCAAAAGTGAGTGACTATGGTTTGTCCATTATAACGGAAGAAATTTACAAACATGAGGTTTGTATTAAGGTTAACAGAGTGAAAATATATGCACTTCTTTTCGAGCTATGattttgataatatttcaaatatttgatGTGTTGATGCTAATGAGAATCTCCTGCTGCAGGCAAGGGCAGAAGGTCACAAACAGAGCAGATCTCTATCATTGTGAGTAATGCTTTTTCCCATCCTTATTGAACAGCTAATTtctgttttgttttctttttacatgaaccAAGAATCAGCCAAGTAAAAAACCATGTTAAGATAGATCAGACCGATCAACTATAAAAGATCACATTTACTAATATTTCCATGTATAACATTGCCTTTGTAGGGAGATGGTAAACTTGGAGGATGATGTTTATTCATTTGGCCTCGTCTTACTTGAAGCACTAATGGGACCAGCACTATCCGAACAAGGTGCCGATCATTGTACAAAAGAACTGGTGAGATCAATTTCCTGTTCATGATTGCTACAGTAACAAACATATTAATCAAGATAAGCACAGTGAAAGTGGAAACTATGCACTTTCTGTCAAATATCTTGATGTTGGCGTTTCTTGAACTAGTGGTGCCTTTTTATTTTGCCCTTCATAAGAGTGATGGCAATGAGAAATCATGTCCAGATCATGTCCATTTCAAAAAGAAATGGCATTGCAAGATGTTTATGATGGTCAACGGTCTGTTATTTAAGTCTACTCATAGCTTAAATTGGATATGCTATTCGCAAATGGAAATGCTACCGAAAAAAACTTCTAGAAAACCAGCTTTTACTTGTGCCTCCGATGTTAACTAGTAAGTTTCATTTGAATGCTATTTGCAACGAAAAAGGCCACAAAAGCTTTGAGAGACCAGCTTTTGCTTGGGAATTGAAAACAATCATTCCTCATAAGCAAAGTTTATTAAGATGCTTTTATTTGTTAACATCAGTCCATATATTATCATACTACAACATGTAGCCATCATAAGAAATTTCACATTTACCTTCTCGCAAATGGAAGATGAATTTGTTTCGACTGAAGAATTTCTTTCAAACGCTGTTTCCTATTTGCAGGCAATGTTATCAACTGGCCAAGCAGAACAACGGCGCGTTATTGACCCAGCTGTGCTGGCTTCTTCCTCACAAGAGTCTCTATCGACTGCGATCTCAATCACAAGCAAATGCTTGTCGCAGGAACCTTCTCACCCTTCAATAGAAGATGTGCTGTGGAACCTGCAGTACGCTGCACAGGTTCAGTCCATGGCTGACGGCGATCAGAAGTCGGATATTCTATCACAAGCATGATCCTGATGTGGAATACAAAGAACAGGGAGCATAACAGTTCCAAGCCAACGCGATCCTTTGACACCCCATGAGCAGAGACATCAAGTGACCACAGGCCCCAAAGCTTGCAGAACTGAAATCCCAAGTTGGCATTGCCAAAGAGAGATGTTGTAAAGGGCATTCCCTGTTCATGTATTCCATTTCATATTATTCATAATCCCATTGTCATGGTTACAATGTACATTATATTCCCTAATCTATAATTAATTTTCTTCCTCCATTTCATTGATTGGAAAGCAGATTCTTTGTTTCATCCATGTTTCTGTTCTAGTATGTGATGGAATACATAAAAATTAGTTGTCCATATGCATCACCATCATTATCTTTTATTCAGAAAATTTGTCTTTATTGTCTACAATGCACAAAAAAAAAGTCCACCGTGGGGTCCATCGGCCACGTTTCGTGTACCCTGTCTCGGATGAGACAGGCGATCTGTGGTCGTAGGATTCCGCACGTGTTTCCAACTTCCAACTGTTGATTTGTTTATAGTTGTTCCTTTacttcctttttctctctctctctctctctctctctctctctctctctctctctcttctcattcCAACATATAACAAAAAAGAGTTCAAAAACTATCAGTCTCTAGTTGGATTATATGCCCCAATTCTACAAATGTGAACCACACAGGACGTAGGAAACACGTACGCAGCCGAGTCATGTCTTCTTCTCTATCGGTTGTCTTCACCAGACAATGGACTCAAATAATTTTAGGAATAAACTTGAAATGTGTATTTATAATtcaatacatatttcaaatataaattaaattttaatttttttttcaaatcgtaTTTGACCTGAATGCTGCATTGAAAAATACTTAGATGCTGATATCAGCATTTTAACATTTATGAGatgctaatatatttttttaatttaaaaatatcttataattttatttataattataagattatcaaaataatttagtGATAAActaacatgatttatatttttcataagacgaaattttatttatttattttaaaaattattttatagttatttatatgattatatttacatttaattaattattaataaatgtaaataaaaaatttatatatttacttatgaataatatttaaaatattagaagcataaatttatcataaaatatttaatggatttttgaaatataattttagcaAACAATATTTATATCaagatatatttaaaataatataatttttatttattatttgtcaATCACTCGAAGTATTTCatctatatattaaaaatattaatatattcacAATCGTACCAATTTTTGCTTCCTCCGTGGAAAACCTTTGACTGCTGCAGCCAAACGAGGGAAGCAGCAAACGAACAAAACGGTGGCGCACTCAAATCTATACACGCCATAGATGTGAACTTTGGCTGTCATCCATTGCTAAGAGAACAAATGaagactgctctctctctctttctctgtctttatctatctatctatctatctatctatcgatCTGTCCGTCAACACATACAGCCTCAACGCTGTGCTGCATCATTGGCCTCGATATGTGAACATAACCACAGCTTCCGCCATTCATCGATCGAACAAAGTGAGCACTTTCAATGACTTTTCTCAGGAAGGTAATCAAGGGTTGACTGCGTGTAGATTAACATATGTAGACGAGGCATGCAACATGTATAGCTCAGTTGACTACCGGCATCGTGTGAAACGCGGATGAAGAAAGTATTTTACTCTCCCTGCGTTGACTTTCCCTCTTCGACCTCAGAAGTCTTCCATACATCTTGCAACCAGCCATCGCATTGACTTTCGATATGAAAGCAGACATAGATTATCCTAATCGTTCTATCCGGTCCTTTGACTGTGATCTCGTCGAACATGTTGTTTGATGGCCCCATCCATGCAGATTCTTATAGATGGAGTCGGTACACTCCGGCCTTTGTGAAGCCAAATCTACCACCTCATCATCTCTCCCTTGCCTTCACTTGGATCGATGTGGATCTCTCGTCTTGTCTCCCTTCGTACATGTGACAGCTTTCTGCACTCCTGTTCTTCGTACGGCCGAAGTTAAGGCAGAATTTGAGTAGTCAAagattacgtcaaaacgtagttatCGGCTGCTATCAGCTGTGATATCTTCCATATATATGAGTGTAATCTCAAACATCGAATGCAATTTTCTATGTTAGACATCATTAACGTTACTTAGAAACTCAACCACATGGATTCCACGCAGGAGAAGCTTCGTATGATATTACTTAGAAATGGTAGAAAGtgatttacaaaagaaaataatAGATATGAAGAAAAATATAATCCCTAGTTTGACTAGTAATATGATGAAGAAGACCCGATGAAGTCAACCACTAATATTTAAGTATGTGGTCATCCACGAGTGAGCGACGTGTGGCCTCAATAGAGTTTAATGACATTAAAACAACAACGAAACTGGTCCTATATAGTTGAGTTCGTGTCATTGTCACGAGATATATCTATGCTTAACTAATATGAGATGAGGTTTTATCTTACAGGACGAAAACATCTTCTCATTTTCAAACTTTTCAAAcagtgatcttttttttttctaataaaaacaTTGTGCTATAgcgttttcaataatacaagaaaaatatcattacataatataaatatattatatttataatattataatataaaaatattatgtttatagtGTCTTTGCATTGTTACAATGCTTTCAACAATATTAGAGAAATACTTTATAGTACAAAAATACTGTAATACAGTGTTTTTGTTTTCGacaatactaaaaaaatattGTGATCAGTATACAAACActgtaatataatatttttatacaacattataatatttttattactaaaaaaaatttaattggaTCGATCGGTCcatataaaaaaaaggagaaaatgagagaaaaatatgtctttcaaatattagtaaaaaaaggGGGTGTTAtttgaaaattctaaaaataGGAGACACTTGTGGGGGGAAACCTAAAAATAGACTATATAGCCTGTTGACTACTGCCAAATGGTTGACTGATTTCATATATTGTAGAATACTATGAcccatttgttgggaaatcaaagACAACAACAATTCATGTTTTACATTGATTGCCTTACTCGTCTCGCAAGGCACATATATTGCTCCATAATTAATGTTTGGTCATGGGTTCTGTCAGTTGTACAGTGAAAGCTAGCAATTATTTCATTTATTACAATTGTGATTGTGACGCCATCGCCAAAGCATTCCTACAACAAATTAATTTCACTACCACAAATTTTCAtatcaaatacaaaaaaaaaaagaaaaagagaaaggttGTGGTAAATTAAGTTGGGTTAATTTTGGTCGTCGACTCTATAATTTGATACACTTTTTGAGTTATTAAGTGCTCGTAGAAAAGATATAATTTTAGTATTTATTATGAGTGATATTCATATGATGAGTCGATGCCAAATTGGCAGTCATCGATGGATTCATAAGATAATATGGATTCTGggtgtgatgatgatgatgtggcaGATCTCTTCGTCATGTCCGGAAGCTGAGATAGGAACTGTGAGGGGGCAAATGAATACCGCATGATTGGTACTCTTAAGCCAAAAGTCTTATGCTCCGTGGCATGTACGAAAAGGACGTGCATGGACGGAGCAGGGAACCCACCTGACCTCCCGTCAAAGTTCCACGTCCCACGTTTAACATCAAACCCCGTTCCACTTTTACTTGTTTATCCGCGTTGACCATCGAAAAAGCCTTACATCGATCTAATCAAGCGTTTTCAagccccacacacacacacacacacgcgtcCGTCTCCTATCAACCCATTCCCAATGCCCATACATCCGTCGCTGTGTTGGAAGTTTGAGCCTATGTATGTGAAGGAATTATTGGGGGTGTGTTGAGCCGCAAAGCGGACGAACCGACCACTACGGAGAAGAGAGAGTCGCCGGAATTCAACGCTTTCTGATGCAGCAACAAGATGTGGGATCCGATTAACTCGTTGTCTCACCTCCAAAAACCGCGTTCCACCTATATATATAACCCACCCACCCCACTCACCTCGCCTCCTCAGCTCCACCAAGCGAGAAGCTCGCTGCCTAGTTCCTTTCCCTCTCTCGCTTCCTCTCCTTCGGCTCCGGACTGCGATCCCCGCATGGCGTTGCGCTTACCGGCACAGAGCGCTTCTTTGTTGTCGCGTGAAGCTCGGCCGCAGAGGCGGACTCGGGTCTCGGCCTCGTCGGTGGCGGCGGCACCCGCGGTGGTGACCCGGCATACTACGCCTGCTGTGGCGGTCAAGCACTCGGCGGTGAGCGCCGTGTGCAGGCCCTCGCTCGCCAGCGTGTGGCGGGAGATCCAAGGCGCCGACGACTGGGAGGACCTCGTGGAGCCCCTCGACCCGCTGCTGCGCGACGAGATCGTGAGGTATGGGGAGCTCGTGGTGGCGTGCTACAAGGCGTTCGACCTCGAACCTGCCTCGAAGCGGTATCTAAACTGCAAGTACGGGAAGAAGAGCATGCTGCGGGAGGTGGGCATGGCGGATGCGGGGTACGAGGTCACCAAGTACGTGTACGCGACGCCGGACATTAGCATCCCCACGCAGACCGGCACGTGCTGCAGCCGGTGGATCGGGTACGTCGCGGTGTCTTCCGACGAGGCGGTGCGCCGGCTGGGGCGGCGGGACATTCTGGTCTCCTTCCGAGGGACCGTCACCAACACCGAGTGGATCGCCAATTTGATGAGCTCACTGACGGCGGCGCGGCTGGACCCCCACGACCCCCGCCCCGATGTCAAGGTCGAGTCCGGCTTCCTCAGCCTCTACACTTCCGACGACAGCAGCAGCAAGTTCAGCAGCGGCAGCTGCAGGGAGCAGCTGCTCTCCGAGGTCTCCCGGCTCATCAACAAGTACAAGGACGAGGAGCTAAGCATCACATTGGCGGGGCACAGCATGGGAAGCTCGCTGGCTCTGCTCCTCGGGTACGACCTCGCCGAACTCGGCTTGAACCGCGACGGGTCGCGGCGGGAGGTGCCCATCACGGTGTACTCCTTCGGCGGCCCCCGGGTGGGGAACTCGGAGTTCAAGGAGCGCTGCGAGGAGCTCGGGGTGAAGGTCCTGAGGGTGGTGAACGTGAACGATCCGGTCACCAAGCTCCCCGGCGTCTTCCTCAACGAGAACTTCAAGGTCCTGGCGGAGAGATACGAGCTGCCATGGAGCAGCTCCTGCTACGCCCACGTAGGAGTGGAGCTCGCCCTCGACTTCTTCAAGATGCAGAACCCGGTGTGCGTCCACGACTTGGATGCCTACATAGGGCTGCTGAAGTGCCCGAAGGTGGCGGAGGTGAAGAAGAACGGCGCCGACCTTGTAAGCAAGGCAATGAAGTTTCTAAGCCACCAAAGCTTCGACGCATGGCGGTGGCAAGACGCGGCGATGCAGGTTGGCAACCTGGTGCAGTCTTTAGGAATCTGAGGACTGGCGAAGCCATGGATCAACCATGTAGAGAAGATGACCCCCCCCCAAACACTAACCCTAGAATATTTGATAGGTCTAGGAGGCGTGTATGATCAATTACACACACATTCTTTGATACGTTGTGTAcatgaacagaaaaaaaaaatcccttcATTTTTGATAGAGATATAGATGAACACTGCAAGTCTGTGTAGTATATTCACATTAATGTTGAGTGTCACAATTTGTCTCTCTCAGTATCTGTTCaatccttttattttttggtcATTTGGTCGTGCTTTCCACTCATTCTAAGTGGTGATTTCTTACTCAGCAAAGAAGAAAAGATGGATCGATGTACGGGTCATCGGACTTGAGGTCCATGTTTTCATACCACGAGTCTTCCATTGCCTATATTCAATCTCAAGCTTTTGAAATATCATAGCATAGACGATCTAAAACTTTTGAACTTGACTTACAATAAGCATGACTTGTGTGCAAATATAACAATTTGATTTGTTAGGTTTTCTTGGATCTTTCTCCTCCAAATCGGTACCCCAGAATTCAACACCCTCATTTATCCGTCATTGCGATGGAATTTCTATTCACAGTTCtttaacaaaaagaacaaagccaTGTGCTGTCGACCTGTGCTCCATGACAGAAGCCGCCATGCACATGAAACAGCATTGCGGCACTGTTGTATGTTCCTCATGGTCTGATGCTATAAATGTTAAGACTTTACCTGTGAATTCCGAGATTTATGACTACTTAGTTTGATTGATGCCCCATTTCTCATGCTTTGTTCTACATAGTTCCTGAGAAGTGGGCACTAAGTGTGCTCATCGACACTTTCTTCCCACAGAGTAATCACGTTTAACTTCGTCAACTTTCTACCTTGACCGATGTGCTCGTGCATGCAACTCACGTTCCCAGCTTCAGTATACCACCttgtgcatctctctctctctctctctctctctattaataCGTATAGATGAACTTGGTTTCGAGGAAGCAGAATGATTTGTTTCCCAGAGAGCGGTAGGAAAGTGAGAGTTGTGGAAGCGGGGAGGCATGCAAGGGTTGGGCCACCACTTCGTGAGCCAATAGGCGATCTCCAATGGGCCAGTGACTTGAGACTCTGGCGTAGACGAAGCATTAACGTAGACAGATATAGAGACGAATACAACGATGTTGGGGGATACCGACCGCATGACAACACGCGAAATGGGATGGCAGGGGTTGACCATTCCAACACTCGACGACGTGTTTTACGTACTCGGATCATGACGTCGCTAAATCGAGTGACGGGGGGTGGGCGAAGGTCAAACCCACGGCCCGAATTAATGGCACAGCACTTATTGGGTGAAGCGAGACAGGAGATGAAGTCAAAAAAGGAGATGGTGATGTTGGTGAAGAAAGTTTGAACATTAGATCGTAGCCACTGTTGCTTCCTTCACTCCCACCACCACCTTTTGATGGCAACGACACCCACTCTGAGTTGTGCTTAGGTTGCAACTGTCCttatattagagagagagagagagagagagagagagagaggttaataattctatacatatatattaatctAATGATGGTATATTAAACCCATTTATGAGGGTTCAAAACCTTCTTATACTCTGACTGCGAGTGTTAGTATACCAAACTCACTTTATCAAGCGATCGAGAGTTGAAAACACGGAGGAACTAAAATATATtcatctaaaatatttaatattaatgatGTACTGAATCCGATTAGGAACTATACGATTTCTCTGATATGACTTAAGAGCATCCCTCCTTGCCCCTATGGTGTAGGCATGCATGTGTGTCATGGTCACATGGTTTTCGTTCCGGTTTCTATCACGAAATCAAACCTTGGTCATGACCCGATACAGGGCTGCGTCGATCTCTAGGATCTCATCAACTCTCACGAGGTAATCATGCGTCTCATCACCGTGAGTCGGAGGGCAGACGCGCAGCAGCCGCAAGTGACACATGCATGCGGAGGATATAAAAGAAGATATATGCGTTCATGTCACTACAAGAGAGAGGCCTAATTCCATGTTAAATCCCATCTCAAGTCCAAAACACGCGCGGGGGTTCGGGAAGCAACGCGACTGGTTCGTGGTCGGTGTGCCCCACGACACCCTGCGCGGATCGCTGGTGTTCCCCGCTGCTCGAGGAAGGTCCCACAATTCCCTTTCatttgtgtgtatgtatatatatgaatgcGTACATGTTTGTTCGTATTGCGCGCACAAAATGTTGGTCTTGATTTTGACCCGAGATCTTGCGAATCTTGGAAAGTCCGTCACGAGTTAATCATGCGTCGCGTGATGCACGAATCTCGACGACCCGAGTGCCAACGCCGCCGTCACAAGCAACACGTGCCTTGAGGGCAACGCCGTCCGCAAACGGTCAGAGGAAGGAAACAGCGTTACGCGGTCGGTCTTTTTGACGGCGCAACCGCTGTCGCAGCGGCGTCAGAGAACACGGACGACTCCCCTCCCCCACTCCCAGGATTCAGCTGGCCGGTGCAGGCCACACCGTCGTACCTGAGTCCACCGAGACAGGTAGAGCTCGACGGTGTGTGTCATGCGCGGATGTGTCTCCTACTTTGATTTCTCACACGTAccatttgtaatatatatatatatccaagcaTATATATGAAGGTAGATCATAAATAGTATGCGATGGAGGTGGGACCCACCAAAAGGAAGCGGGGGAAAGTCGAATGATATGATGATATGCTCTTTCCCAAAAGAAAGGAAACATGTCGCAAAAGTACTTCACAGTCACATGACCTTTTTGCTATATACCTCATTGAAACCAAAGGATGAAATGATAGGAAGGCCAGCTTATCATGACAAGACAAGCACATGATGCATCTGTTAATTCCAATGTCGAATTCTTATTCCCATAGCAGGAACAATTTGTCTCTTCTTTCCAGGAAATTGGAGTATTTGTATTtataccatcatcatcatcataatcataTAATTGGCCCGAACAGACGATGAAGCTTCATGCATAGCACTCTTCATGTTGATTGGTAGATAGAACAACAGTTCGCAAGCTCAAAGTGAATGGCCTCTCTGAATGCTTTGGATGAGTGCCTTGGAAGAAGAGATCGTTCCCACCACGCCCAGGAGAGCTCCGAGGACTATTAGTACTCCGTTGAGGACAACCGTGGGCTTGGAGACCTGAGGCCAGCAGATCTTAAGGTAGAAGGCACAGGGGAAGATCAGCGAAATGGCTATGCTCACGAGGGAGCCGGTGAGGCTGAGGACGTGCTCAAAGTAAGGGAGGGAGAGGGCCAGCGCCAGGATCACCAGCAGCAGGATGGAGCCCACGCTGCCCCTTATCACCATCCGCGCCCTGGAGCTCATGGTGGAAGGAAGCTTGTGCTCGAGTTGGCTGGCGAAGGGAGAGAACTCGAGGGCGTACTTGGTCATCGGCGTCAGCACCGTCGCCCACAGCGCGATCTTGGTGGCGATGAGGTGGGGAGGCATGCTGAGGGTGATCTGCGAGCTGACGGCCGGCCCGAAAAGCTTGGCGCCCATGAAGGCGAGAGCGGTGTAGAGCATGGTGACGGTGGTGAAGCTCGCGATGGAAACCTGCAATTTTGGGAACGCAGCGGAACACATGATCATGAGCCCTGAACTCACATCTTAGTTTGAGCTCTGGTGTAGAATATGCTACCTTGGTGAACTTGGAAGGGTCCTTCATGGCGGTGTATATGTTAGGGAAGACGATATGACCGGCGTAGCTGAAGATGTAGAGCCCAGAGATCCCTGGGATCTTGCGAAGCTGAAGCAGAGGGATGCTGTGGTTCCCCCTCACACCGCCGAACGCTGCGGTGCAGGCGATGGTGACGAAGATGAGGAGCGACATGACGATTCCACCAAAGGAGAGGAAGGAGATGGAAGACAGGTCCCTCAGCCAGAGGGTGGGGAGCGCAACCAGCACCGCGACGACTGTCAGCAGCTGCGACGCCGACAGAGGCAGCCATGAAATATGGGCATGCACGCCGGAGAGCACCAAGGGCAGGTTATCGCTCAGCGAGATGGTGTAGGATACGAGGGCGAAGAAGATCTCCAAGTAGATGAGGGTGGAAGCTATGATCCTTCCTTTCGCCCCAAAAGCTTGCTGCCCGATGTCTTGGTAGGTCTTGGAGCTGGAATCCTCTTCGAGGCACTTCCCTATGATATGTGAGGTGTAGGCACACATAACTCCAAGCCCCACCAGCAGGAACACCGAGCTCCACCCTCCATTCTCCAAAGCATATGGAGTAGACAGCTGACCAAGTCCTGCATCAAGAGACTCATGGATGAGGAACCATGAAAAAGAGCAGAGCCATGCCAAAAGAGCAGAGTACCTATTAGCATCCCGATCATATTGATCACCGAGTGAGTGAAGGAGCTGGTAGCCTTTGCATGGTGTTCACTCTGCAAGTTCAAGACTTCAGTATCTTTCCCACACTTGCAGACCTTGTTCCCCTCGACGCAGGTTACACAGTTCGCAGACTGCGCGGCGGCGGCGAGC contains the following coding sequences:
- the LOC103987161 gene encoding galactolipase DONGLE, chloroplastic-like; translated protein: MALRLPAQSASLLSREARPQRRTRVSASSVAAAPAVVTRHTTPAVAVKHSAVSAVCRPSLASVWREIQGADDWEDLVEPLDPLLRDEIVRYGELVVACYKAFDLEPASKRYLNCKYGKKSMLREVGMADAGYEVTKYVYATPDISIPTQTGTCCSRWIGYVAVSSDEAVRRLGRRDILVSFRGTVTNTEWIANLMSSLTAARLDPHDPRPDVKVESGFLSLYTSDDSSSKFSSGSCREQLLSEVSRLINKYKDEELSITLAGHSMGSSLALLLGYDLAELGLNRDGSRREVPITVYSFGGPRVGNSEFKERCEELGVKVLRVVNVNDPVTKLPGVFLNENFKVLAERYELPWSSSCYAHVGVELALDFFKMQNPVCVHDLDAYIGLLKCPKVAEVKKNGADLVSKAMKFLSHQSFDAWRWQDAAMQVGNLVQSLGI
- the LOC135641859 gene encoding amino acid transporter AVT1H-like, with translation MSDFSATKFGRCWSSLEFGKQPQRNQVVSETVHGAQLAAAAQSANCVTCVEGNKVCKCGKDTEVLNLQSEHHAKATSSFTHSVINMIGMLIGLGQLSTPYALENGGWSSVFLLVGLGVMCAYTSHIIGKCLEEDSSSKTYQDIGQQAFGAKGRIIASTLIYLEIFFALVSYTISLSDNLPLVLSGVHAHISWLPLSASQLLTVVAVLVALPTLWLRDLSSISFLSFGGIVMSLLIFVTIACTAAFGGVRGNHSIPLLQLRKIPGISGLYIFSYAGHIVFPNIYTAMKDPSKFTKVSIASFTTVTMLYTALAFMGAKLFGPAVSSQITLSMPPHLIATKIALWATVLTPMTKYALEFSPFASQLEHKLPSTMSSRARMVIRGSVGSILLLVILALALSLPYFEHVLSLTGSLVSIAISLIFPCAFYLKICWPQVSKPTVVLNGVLIVLGALLGVVGTISSSKALIQSIQRGHSL